tgttttaaaagaaatatctttctgttttatttttaatggttgcatatatttttttaaatttcaggttaaaaatagcaaaactGGACGTGTTGCCAACACTAAAACGAATTGCGGCGAAACAGTTGAAGATGTGCTCACCAAAAATGCAGGTGCGCCTACGAACGATAGCAGTATCAATGAAGCTGCTTGTGAAATCATCAAATTAACCAAACCTCAACTAGCTTCGGTagtttttaattgttaaaaaaacaacgttACTGTAAAACTGATTGAAAATCTTTCGCTTTCAGCCGTCACGAAGATCCTCGACATCGAAAGAGATCCCTGCAGTGAAAACGGAACCTGCAGATCCTGAAGACGAAGATGATTCCTGTTCCGTGACGGGATCCAAGGCTTGTTCAATTTCCCTAGCCATCGATAACGTTGTCGGAAACTACAAGCCTACAGTGGTTGTGAAACCCAAACCTGAAGCATCAACGAAATCTACTCTAAAGTCTGTCGGAAAATCTACCTCTTCCAAACCATCGGGTTCTAAACCATCGACTCAAAAGCTTCTGGCCAGATCCACACCTAAGACTACTCCAAATCGACCTTCGGGTGGGAAAATTATTTCTGCCTCGAAAATGAATGCTAAGGCGAATCGTCGTCTGGTTGGTGATGACGAGGATGAAGATCTCGACCCGGCAATGTACCTGGATCCCACGATCACAATAACTCTGATTAATAACGATGAGAAGAAAGCAGTGAGCAAACACGTCAATGATGTTTCGAGTGCTAGTTCTATTAGTTCCAGCGACCTTCAGGTATTAACTTTGTTTCCTTTGGTgtataaacaaaatttttcaaattatttcttgtTAGGCCCTGAATGCTCTGGGAGAGAATGTGTCCATCACAGTTGTGCCTAAAAGAAAAGTGGGATCAACACCAGCAGGCGGTGCTAGATCTAAGGAGAACGAGGCTGTAGACCAACCTATGGTGATCGAAGTGGATCCAGCCGCTCTTCAAAAAGCTAGACTACCAACTCAACCCGCTAAAGCGCGCAAGTCCTTTCctgcaaaagcacgccaatttggcCATTCAGGACAACCTTCATCGCAAAAATCCTCTCAGAAACATCCCGTCCCTCCTATGGTGTCGATTCCCAGTCGTCACTTGGGTATGGAGATCGCCCGACCAACAACTCAGCAATCGACTTCAACTCGCATTCCTTCAATTACCGTCCGACCTGTGACGCAGATGCCTGCAGCCCAACCTAGCATCATTCTTCAGCCAGGTTCTTCTGATACAGCATCCATCAGTGCGATTACTGCTGCCATGAAACAACCGAATTCAACATCAGCGACGACAGCCAATAGTACCGGCAGTAGTACTCTTACTCTGAACACGATGCATACTGTTGGTCCGGAATCGGGATTTGGGACTGGCGGACTTTTGCTCACCTTTAATCGCTCTGCGCCCACGTTTGCAGCAACAGGTGCGAATTCCACTTCGTCTTCAGCTCAGGTGCAAAACAAAGCTGAATGTGGACCGCTTACCGCCCAGTTGGCCTCCAGGACACAGCAAATTTCAGATATGgtataattctttttaatcatatTTTAAATATGTTTTAAGCGATTTAATTCAACTTGTGTAGGTCCGCAACACCTTGGAGACATTGATGCAAGAAATGAGTTCTGCTGGGAATTTGGAAGCCACAATTGTTCAATTACAAATGGACTTAGAACGATGTCGCTCGTTACACCAGCAagaaattttggaaatgaagaaaacccTGGAAACTCAGCAAACTTCTGCGGAATCGGAAAAACAGCGAGCTTTGGCGGAACTACGTCGGCAACTGGAGACTGACAAACAGAAGGCGATCGATGAAATCAAGAAGAAACAGTGGTGCGCTCATTGCAGTCAAGAAGCCATTTTTTATTGgtaagaataaataataaatttaatctaaaaaaataaaaatttactttatcCCCATCAAATTTTTTAGTTGCTGGAATACAGCCTACTGCGACTATCCATGTCAGCAAGCTCACTGGCCTAAACACATGAATACTTGTGCCAACGCTAATCAGAATACGGAAACTGAAGCCACAGAAGCAGAAGAATGCAGTAGTCCAATAGAATCGGCCAAAACAACCACTCCACAGAAGTCAATACCGGTACCTTAATTTTGTacttaaatagaaaaaaaaaatctgaataaaTTTGGTTAACTGAGCCAAACGTTTGttgcattattattaagattgtCAACGGGTCTCCAAGCCAAAGTAAAAAGGTCACTTCTATAGTCAAGACAATCCAGCCCGTTTCTTCTCCTACCGATATGGGCTATACCGTTTTGACTTCCTCGGATATGTCGTTAACTCCATCTCCGAGTAACACAGTGGCACTACGTGTTCATCCCATCACTGGAGCCCAGTCGGTATATTTCCgttaaaatttctaaaacttttattgttattctgCATTATTCAACAGATGATCCAAACCATTGCTTCACCGATTGCCCTATTGGTCACTAATCCAGTGGCTCctccaattgaattgacacAACCTATCCTGACTTCTGCAGTCACACTATCGCTACCAACTGTTAACCAAGAGTGTCAAGAACCAGGAAGCGAGTGacactaataaaaaaaggaccttAAAAACAGGCAATCGTatgaatttatattttatgttttaagAAATTCTACGCCTAGTTTTACCATATTGTATACATAAGCAAATGTGGTAATCTCTActcgtttgaattttaaataattgtgaAGCTCCGAACGCAGCCTCTTAAACGATGTCCACAGGATGCTCATTGAAT
The sequence above is drawn from the Daphnia pulicaria isolate SC F1-1A chromosome 1, SC_F0-13Bv2, whole genome shotgun sequence genome and encodes:
- the LOC124328505 gene encoding protein kinase C-binding protein 1-like isoform X2 encodes the protein MDNAATADVINEPSSDRVMEDVGLMSRKLNSENSEPADNVATTCENFDTLSPRDGTPQLNGDEQSQIDDDEVQSLFIAEDSEEDEDEDVDEDVDEEDEEMPELADSDGAGNQTATKDDGTTGETSDEEAPPGLILSHGSIMKQEGKNVDSLSSVVENEQLEDDLQSLTDKGDQNQNIKLQGTPSAALRRSSRTKLPISPSPNDVSLSAGRTTRSQINPDIIAKQKSFMHKYQIAVKSSMDSYVRSATSEVEQVKVETQATKRKWEDTGGTDAVHSPHSSPIQEKRNKKSITSTPSTASTPSTKVGSHFMELQSKTFTRHDTFCWVCHMDGQVLECRQCPRVFHQRCVQLQSPIPTDWTCTECCSVRNAEKHNHLEMDQLTEMLNFAMERIKSVADAQPFFKPVDTEEFPHYTEYIVSPVDISQLEEKIVQRSYNSTRAFLADFRWILHNCIIFNSSHSKLTSTARTLMKVCKHEMAEIDTCADCYVHAHTKRETWFLEPCQRPHLLLWAKLKGFPHWPAKAMKANKEGNVDVRFFGAHDRAWVPAKDCFLYSREMPMQLKNQRKANLIASVEEVDQHIKKLVERYGSFAYPSPRTAYNPNKEDEQLQQLIPGYKVSEHSQSSLCKSDRVGESGEAESMNSDSDAGDAADNDLIPQANLPEGDRTEENRSEGRNFLAMLQLAPRTAAEAATPRTATPTSTSASPTPSQNMAPVSVSKQPTPNTTSTAAVKVKNSKTGRVANTKTNCGETVEDVLTKNAGAPTNDSSINEAACEIIKLTKPQLASPSRRSSTSKEIPAVKTEPADPEDEDDSCSVTGSKACSISLAIDNVVGNYKPTVVVKPKPEASTKSTLKSVGKSTSSKPSGSKPSTQKLLARSTPKTTPNRPSGGKIISASKMNAKANRRLVGDDEDEDLDPAMYLDPTITITLINNDEKKAVSKHVNDVSSASSISSSDLQALNALGENVSITVVPKRKVGSTPAGGARSKENEAVDQPMVIEVDPAALQKARLPTQPAKARKSFPAKARQFGHSGQPSSQKSSQKHPVPPMVSIPSRHLGMEIARPTTQQSTSTRIPSITVRPVTQMPAAQPSIILQPGSSDTASISAITAAMKQPNSTSATTANSTGSSTLTLNTMHTVGPESGFGTGGLLLTFNRSAPTFAATGANSTSSSAQVQNKAECGPLTAQLASRTQQISDMVRNTLETLMQEMSSAGNLEATIVQLQMDLERCRSLHQQEILEMKKTLETQQTSAESEKQRALAELRRQLETDKQKAIDEIKKKQWCAHCSQEAIFYCCWNTAYCDYPCQQAHWPKHMNTCANANQNTETEATEAEECSSPIESAKTTTPQKSIPIVNGSPSQSKKVTSIVKTIQPVSSPTDMGYTVLTSSDMSLTPSPSNTVALRVHPITGAQSMIQTIASPIALLVTNPVAPPIELTQPILTSAVTLSLPTVNQECQEPGSE